From Daucus carota subsp. sativus chromosome 6, DH1 v3.0, whole genome shotgun sequence, the proteins below share one genomic window:
- the LOC108224375 gene encoding protein STRICTOSIDINE SYNTHASE-LIKE 10: MKLNLVTFAIVFAIVSLILAYSATRLVLPDPVPGSENLLNASHIILTVGAVGPESLAFDPKGEGPYTGVADGRILKWQGLVNGWIDFAVTSSNRSACLRPFAPELEHVCGRPLGLRFDQKSGDLYISDAYLGLQVVGPSGGLATQLLTEVEGEPLHFTNDMDIDEEEDVIYFTDTSRNFRRRQFASAVISEDRTGRLIKYNRSSKEVTVLLQGLAFANGVALSKDRSFVLVAECTSCKIIRFWLKGPKAGLSETFAELPGYPDNIRRNPDGEFWVAVHSKRTTLAKWLISSSWAGKTLLKLPLNNKQLHYLLGGYHPHAIAIKLGENGEVLKVLEDLDGNIVKFISEVEERNGKLWMGSVLMPYIAVYDL; this comes from the exons ATGAAGTTGAATCTCGTCACTTTCGCGATAGTATTTGCAATCGTTTCCCTCATCTTAGCTTATAGTGCAACCCGTTTAGTCCTACCCGACCCGGTACCCGGATCCGAGAACCTTCTCAACGCTTCTCATATTATCCTTACGGTGGGAGCTGTGGGACCGGAGAGTCTAGCTTTTGACCCCAAAGGAGAAGGTCCGTACACCGGTGTTGCCGATGGCCGGATACTCAAGTGGCAAGGTCTAGTCAACGGTTGGATTGACTTCGCCGTCACTTCTTCCAACAG GAGTGCCTGTCTCCGGCCATTTGCACCAGAATTGGAGCATGTGTGTGGGAGGCCTTTAGGACTACGATTTGACCAGAAAAGTGGAGATCTTTATATAAGTGATGCATATCTAGGACTTCAAGTAGTAGGGCCATCTGGAGGTTTAGCTACTCAACTACTTACAGAAGTTGAGGGCGAACCTTTACACTTCACCAATGATATGGACATTGACGAGGAAGAAGATGTAATTTATTTCACAGATACGAGCAGAAATTTCCGCAGAAG ACAGTTTGCGTCGGCGGTTATTAGCGAGGACAGGACAGGCAGGTTGATAAAGTATAATCGGTCAAGCAAAGAAGTAACTGTTTTATTACAAGGCCTTGCTTTTGCCAATGGAGTAGCACTAAGCAAAGACCGTTCCTTCGTGCTTGTAGCTGAATGCACCTCTTGTAAAATCATAAGGTTTTGGCTTAAAGGCCCCAAAGCAGGATTATCTGAAACTTTTGCTGAATTGCCAGGATATCCTGACAATATAAGAAGGAACCCCGATGGAGAATTTTGGGTGGCTGTGCATAGCAAAAGAACAACTCTTGCTAAGTGGCTGATTTCCAGTTCATGGGCAGGAAAGACATTACTGAAACTTCCATTAAACAACAAGCAACTGCACTACTTGTTAGGAGGATATCACCCCCATGCTATAGCAATAAAGCTAGGTGAGAACGGAGAAGTCTTAAAGGTCTTAGAAGATCTTGATGGGAATATCGTAAAATTTATTAGTGAAGTGGAGGAGAGGAATGGAAAGCTGTGGATGGGATCAGTATTAATGCCTTACATCGCGGTATATGATCTGTAG